GGTATTGATACGAGATCGATAGCGGTCTTGGACAAGGTGCCCGGGCCGCTGCTGTTCTCGGCGCATGGATCACCACGACTACACCAGCGTCACCACCGGGGGCCCAGGGCCCCGCCGGACGGCCGTGCGGGCCGTCACCGCGGGCGCGGTGGTGCTGGCCGTCGCCGCGGGCGGGGCGTTCGCGGCCGGTCTCGGACCCTTCGAGCGGGACACCGGGCCCGACCCCGCGGCCGGGAAACAGGCCCGCGCGTTCCTCGCCGACTGGGCCGCCGGCCGGCTGCCGAGCGCGGCCGGCCGTACGACCAGTCCCGGCACGGCACAGCGGGTGCTGGACAGCTTCACCACCGGCCTCGACATCAGCGGACCGAAGCTCACGGCCAAGCCCGCGGCCGAGGGCGAGGACGGCACGGTCACCGTCCCGTTCACCGCCCGGATGCCCGTCGAGGGCCTGGGCACCTGGACCTACGAGTCGAAGCTGCCGCTGCGCGAGCAGAGCGACGGCAGCTGGAAGGTGGACTGGAAGCTGTCCCTCGTCCACCCGCGCCTGAGCGACACCGAGAAGTTCCGCCTCGAACGCGAGGAGACGAAGCCACCGGAGGTCACCGACCGGGAGGGAACGGCCCTGTCGGGTGCGGAGTTCCCCTCCCTGGCGCCGGTCACGGCCCGGCTCGGCGGGGGCGGCGAGGGCACCGGCCCGCGCGGGGCGATCCACCTGGTCGACCGGGCCACCGGGAAGGTCGAGCGTACGGAGGCCAGGTTCGGCGCGCGGACGGTCAGGGACGAGGGCCCGGTCCGCACGACCCTCGACGCCGGCTGGCAGGCCGCCGCCGAGAAGGCCCTCGCCGCCCACGCCGACGGCAAGAACGCCGCGCTCGTCGCCCTGCGGATCGACGACGGCGAGATCCTGGCCGTGGCGAACTCCCCGTCGTCCGGCTTCAACCGCGCGCTGTCCGGCACCTACGCGCCCGGCTCCACCTGGAAGATCGTCACCAGCAGCGCCCTGCTGCTCAAAGACGCCGTCGCACCCGGCGACGTGGTGGACTGCCCCAAGTACCTCACGGTGGGGAAGCGGTTCCAGAACGTGGAGCTGTCCGAGCACCCGGGCGCCACCTTCCGCAAGGACTTCACCGAGTCGTGCAACACCGCGTTCATCAGCCTGCGCGACCGGCTCGACGACGGGGAGCTGGGCGAGGTGGCCCGCAAGTACTTCGGCGTCGGCCAGGAATGGCACGTCGGGGCTGCCTCGTACGACGGCTCGGTGCCGGTGCCGAAGGACGAGACGGAGAAGGCCGCCTCGATGATCGGGCAGGGCCGGGTGCAGGCCAACCCGCTGATCATGGCGTCCGTCACCGCGACGGCCGTCTCCGGCACCTTCCACCAGCCCTCGCTCACCGAGGGGAACGAGGACACGACCCGCACGACCCCGCTGCCCCAGGACGTCGTCGCCCAACTGCGCGAGATGCTGCGCGCCACCGTCACCGACGGCACCGCGCAGGTCCTCTCCGACCTGCCCGGCGACATCGGCGCCAAGACCGGCACCGCCGAGGTCTCCGACGACCAGGACAACAACGGCTGGCTCGTCGCGCACCGCGGCAACGTCGCCGTCGCCTGCGTCGTCGAGGAGGGCGTCACCGGCGGCGGCTCCGCCGGGCCCGTCGTCCGCGGTCTGCTGGCCGCCGTCCCCGGCGATTCCGAGTGAAAGGAACTCCGCGCATGCCCGTCGACGCGCCCGCCTCCTCCCGCCGCGCCTTCCTGGCCGCCGCGGCCTTACTCCCCCTCACCGGCTGCGGCACGGCCGGCCGGGACACCGACCGCGCCGGCCGGGCCACCACGACCACCCGGCCGAGCCCGGAGCCGAGCCGCCGCACCCCCACCCCGCCCGTCCACCGCCCGCGCCTGGCGGACCTGGAACGCGAGTACGGCGCACGGGTCGGCGTCTACGCCCTCGCGACCGGCACCGGCGCCACGGCGGTCCACCGCGCCGACGAGCGCTTCGCGTTCTGCTCGGTCTTCAAGGCCCTGGCCGCGGCGGCGGTCCTGCACCACCGCTCCCTCGACGGCCTGGACCGGCGCGTCACCTACACGCGGGCCGACCTCGAGTCCACCACGCCGATCACCGGACGGCACGTCGCGACCGGCATGACCCTGCGCCAACTCTGCGACGCCGCCGTCCGCTTCAGCGACGGCACGGCCGGCAACCTGCTCATGCGCGACCTCGGCGGCCCGGCGAAGCTCACCGCCTATCTGCGCGAACTGGGCGACACCGTCAGCCGCATGGACCACTACGAACCGGAACTGCACGACGTACCACCTGAGGACCCCAGCGACACGACCACTCCCCGCGCGGTCGCCACCGACTTCCGCAAGCTGCTCCTGGGCACCGCCCTGCCCGCCGGTGAACGCGCCCTGCTGACGGACTGGCTCTCGCGCAACGCCACCACGGTCGGCGCCCGCCGCATCCGGGCCGGTCTCCCCAAGGGCTGGCAGGTGGCCGACAAGACCGGCACGGGCAACTACGGCAGGGCCAACGACATCGCGATCGTCCGCCCGCCCCGCACCGAACCACTCGTCCTGGCCGTCATGACCGACCGGGCCGGCCACGACGCCGAACCCTCGGACGCCCTCATCGCCGAAGCCACCGCACGGACCATCACCGCCCTGGGGCTCTAGAGGCCCTCGGGCCCCCGGTGGCTTATAACGGGGCCATGATCTACCACTCCATACCGCTCACCGACTGGAACGCCGCCCCCGACGAGCCGTACGCCCCCGCCTCCCTCGCCGAGGAGGGCTTCGTGCACTGCTCACCGGACGAGCCGACCACGCTCGCCGTCGTCAACGCCTTCTACCGGGACGCGCCCCGGCCCCTGCTGGTGCTCGCCCTCGACGAGACCCGCCTCACCGCGCGGGTGGAGTGGGAGGCGGCGGCCCCCGCCCCGCCGCCCGGGGTCGCCGGGGACACCCTGTTCCCGCACGTGTACGGCCCTCTCGACCGGGACGCCGTCGATCACGTCCTCGAAGTGCGGTGGGACGAGCGGGGCCGGGCGGTGGGACTGGGGGACAGGACCGGGTGAGCGGTACGACAGGATGACCGGGTGAGCGATCAGGAAACCCCCTTCACCGACAAGGCCCCCGCCTCCGCCCCGCGCCCGGTCCGCGGCGCGGCCCGCTGCGCCGTCGCCGCGCTCGCCCTCGCCGCGCTGGCCTGGGTGGTCCGGGCGGTCTGGCACATCCGGCTCGCCACGACCGGGCAGCCGGCGTCCGGCCCGCCGGACCAGGGAGGCGGCCAGCACCGCCCGCTGACCGCCCTGGAGGACTCATACCACCTGGTCAGCTCCGTGGGCGGCGCCGTCACGGTGCTCTGCGCGCTCGCGTTCCTGTCCTGGCTGGACCGCGTCCGCGACAACGCCCGTGCCCTCTCGGGCACGGAACCGCGGTACGGATCTCTCTGGCTCTACCTGGGCTGGATCCTGCCCGTCGTGAACCTCTGGATACCCCGGGGCATCGTCGCGGACGCCCACCGGTCCGTCTTCCCCGACCGGCGGCTGCCGGCCGTCGTGAACTGGTGGTGGGCCCTGTGGCTGGCCGGCCTGGCCGGCGGTGTGGGCCTGATCTACACCGACTCCACGGACGAGGTCATCGCCCGCGCCTACACCGACGTCCTGTCCCTGCTGGCCGCCGACGTGGTGATCGTGGCGGCGGCCGGAACCGCCGCCCTCATGATCCGCACGCTCACCACCGCGCAGCAGGAGCGCATGGACGAGACCGCACCGACAGGGCGCCCAGGGACGGCCTCCTAACGCTCCCGCGGCCGGTACACCGACGCGACGAACGACGCGGTCACTCGCACCGGAGCCGCCAACTCCCCGACCCGTCGCCGCAGTTCCGCGTCCCCGACGTGATGGGCGGCCGGACTCATCGTCACCAGACCGGTGATGTCCTCGGCGGTGAGGCTCATGGCGTACTCCAGCGACTCGGCGCGCTCGTGCCGGAAGCGGTCCGCCAAAGTCCGGTGCAGGCGCTCCTCCTTCCTGGGATCGACCGCCAGGAGCCCCAGGGACCGGCGCAGTTCGCGCAGATGCCGGTCGCTGGGTGTGACGACGAGCAGGGCGCCGTCCGGCCGGAGGACGCGGTGGAACTCCGGCCCGTTGCGGGGCGCGAAGACGTTGAGCACGAGGTGGGCACAGCCGGAGCGGACGGGCCACGGCTGCCAGACGTCCCACCCGGCGGCCTCACCGCGGGCATGGGCGCGGGCCGCGGCGCGCAGGGCGTGGGCCGAGCTGTCCAGCCCGAGTCCCAAGGCCCCGGGGAGCGCGTCGAGGACGGCCGCGAGGTAGTGACCGGTGCCCGCCCCGGCGTCCAGCACGACCGCGTCGGGCGGGGCGAGTTCCGCGG
The genomic region above belongs to Streptomyces coeruleorubidus and contains:
- a CDS encoding putative RNA methyltransferase, with the translated sequence MPTIHPGTGRRRPSDRLLTVLTCPLCPSGLERADGALRCAGRHTFDIARHGYVSLLTGHRRAASADSADMVRCRSAFLRAGHYDPLARTLARLAAELAPPDAVVLDAGAGTGHYLAAVLDALPGALGLGLDSSAHALRAAARAHARGEAAGWDVWQPWPVRSGCAHLVLNVFAPRNGPEFHRVLRPDGALLVVTPSDRHLRELRRSLGLLAVDPRKEERLHRTLADRFRHERAESLEYAMSLTAEDITGLVTMSPAAHHVGDAELRRRVGELAAPVRVTASFVASVYRPRER
- a CDS encoding DUF952 domain-containing protein, yielding MIYHSIPLTDWNAAPDEPYAPASLAEEGFVHCSPDEPTTLAVVNAFYRDAPRPLLVLALDETRLTARVEWEAAAPAPPPGVAGDTLFPHVYGPLDRDAVDHVLEVRWDERGRAVGLGDRTG
- a CDS encoding penicillin-binding transpeptidase domain-containing protein; translated protein: MDHHDYTSVTTGGPGPRRTAVRAVTAGAVVLAVAAGGAFAAGLGPFERDTGPDPAAGKQARAFLADWAAGRLPSAAGRTTSPGTAQRVLDSFTTGLDISGPKLTAKPAAEGEDGTVTVPFTARMPVEGLGTWTYESKLPLREQSDGSWKVDWKLSLVHPRLSDTEKFRLEREETKPPEVTDREGTALSGAEFPSLAPVTARLGGGGEGTGPRGAIHLVDRATGKVERTEARFGARTVRDEGPVRTTLDAGWQAAAEKALAAHADGKNAALVALRIDDGEILAVANSPSSGFNRALSGTYAPGSTWKIVTSSALLLKDAVAPGDVVDCPKYLTVGKRFQNVELSEHPGATFRKDFTESCNTAFISLRDRLDDGELGEVARKYFGVGQEWHVGAASYDGSVPVPKDETEKAASMIGQGRVQANPLIMASVTATAVSGTFHQPSLTEGNEDTTRTTPLPQDVVAQLREMLRATVTDGTAQVLSDLPGDIGAKTGTAEVSDDQDNNGWLVAHRGNVAVACVVEEGVTGGGSAGPVVRGLLAAVPGDSE
- the bla gene encoding class A beta-lactamase, with protein sequence MPVDAPASSRRAFLAAAALLPLTGCGTAGRDTDRAGRATTTTRPSPEPSRRTPTPPVHRPRLADLEREYGARVGVYALATGTGATAVHRADERFAFCSVFKALAAAAVLHHRSLDGLDRRVTYTRADLESTTPITGRHVATGMTLRQLCDAAVRFSDGTAGNLLMRDLGGPAKLTAYLRELGDTVSRMDHYEPELHDVPPEDPSDTTTPRAVATDFRKLLLGTALPAGERALLTDWLSRNATTVGARRIRAGLPKGWQVADKTGTGNYGRANDIAIVRPPRTEPLVLAVMTDRAGHDAEPSDALIAEATARTITALGL
- a CDS encoding DUF4328 domain-containing protein, which translates into the protein MSDQETPFTDKAPASAPRPVRGAARCAVAALALAALAWVVRAVWHIRLATTGQPASGPPDQGGGQHRPLTALEDSYHLVSSVGGAVTVLCALAFLSWLDRVRDNARALSGTEPRYGSLWLYLGWILPVVNLWIPRGIVADAHRSVFPDRRLPAVVNWWWALWLAGLAGGVGLIYTDSTDEVIARAYTDVLSLLAADVVIVAAAGTAALMIRTLTTAQQERMDETAPTGRPGTAS